The genome window CAGCGGCACACCAACATGGGGCGTGCTGATCGCGGTCAGCGATGCGTCGGGGCCATTCTACGGCATCATTGACCAGCCCTATATCGGCGAGCGGTTCGAGGGCGCACCGGATGGCGCGCTGATGACCGGGCCGCATGGAAGCCGCCCCTTGCAAACCCGCGCGGCGCGGGACCTGCGGCAGGCCATCGTTTTCACCACATTCCCAGAGGTCGGCAGCACCGAGGAGGCCAGCGCCTTTCGGGCCGTCGCGTCGCAGACGCTGCTGACCCGCTATGGTATGGACTGCTACGCCTATGCGCTGGTCGCGGCGGGGCAGGTCGATCTGGTGATTGAGGCAGGATTGAACGCCTATGACATTCAAGCGCCCATCGCAGTGATCCAAGCGGCCGGGGGCATCGTCACCGATTGGCAGGGAAATCCGGTGCATGAAGGGGGCAGGGCGCTGGCGGCGGCCAACCGCGAAATCCACGCGCAGGCGCTTGCGATCCTTTCCGCCTATTGATCCAATTGTCAGAACCCGCGGATTGACCGGCCCCAGCGGGATGCGATAATGCCGTATAGGCTGGTTCTCTCGCCCGTTTTCCACCGGCCACACACACTTTGCATGAGACGGGCATAGCGAAAAGTGTGACCTATGGCAGAGACCCTCATCCGCGGCGCGGATTACCTCATCACGATGGACGACACCCGGCGCGAGCTTGCCGGCGCGGACCTGTTGCTGCGCGACGGGGTGATTGCCGAGATCGGGCAGGGCCTTCGGACGGACGGTGAGATTGTCGAGGCGAAGGGTTGCGTCGTCACGCCGGGTCTCGTGAACACGCATCACCATCTCTACCAAAGCATGACCCGCGCCGTGCCGGGGGCACAGGATGCGCTGCTCTTTGGCTGGTTGCAGCGGCTCTATCCCATTTGGGCGCGTATGGGGCCAGAGCATATGTTCGTCTCGGCCCAGATCGGTTTGGCTGAACTTGCGCTGTCGGGCTGTAGCCTGAGTTCGGATCACCTTTACCTCTACCCAAACGGCGTAAGGCTGGAGGACACGATCCATGCCGCCGCCGAACTTGGGCTGCGCTTCCACCCCACCCGCGGCTCGATGAGCATCGGGGAAAGCGATGGTGGCCTGCCGCCTGATGCGCTGGTGGAGCGGGAAACGGCGATTTTGGACGATTGCATTCGCGTGGTCGACGCCTTTCACGATCCCGCCGAAGGGTCGATGTGCCGCGTTGGGCTGGCCCCTTGCTCTCCTTTCTCGGTCAGCCGCGAGTTGATGCGCGACACGGCTCTGCTGGCGCGGGACAAGGGCGTGATGCTGCACACCCATCTTGCTGAGAATGCCGAGGATGTGGCCTATTCGCTGGAGAAATTCGGCTGCCGCCCCGGAGAATATGCCGAAAGTCTTGGTTGGCTGGGCGATGACGTTTGGCATGCCCATTGCGTGCAGTTGGACGGGGCGGAGATTGATCTTTTCGCGCGCACAGGCACCGGGGTGGCGCATTGCCCCTGTTCCAATTGCCGCCTTGGGTCGGGCATCGCGCCGGTGCGGGCGATGCTGGATGCAGGCGTGCCGCTGGGGCTGGGGGTCGATGGATCGGCCAGCAACGACAGCGGCAATCTGGCAGCCGAGGCGCGGCAGGCGATGCTGTTGCAGCGCGTGGCACGCGGCGCTGATGCGATGAGTCCCCGCGCCGCCTTGGAAATGGCCACACGCGGCGGGGCGGATGTGTTGGGGCGCCCTGATTGCGGGCGGCTGATGCCCGGCAAACGGGCCGATGTGGCGATCTGGGACGTTTCCGGCGTGCATAGCGCAGGCAGTTGGGATCCTGCTGCGCTGCTTCTTGCCGGTCCGACGGCGGTGCGCGACCTTTTCGTTGAAGGCCGTCAGGTGGTGCGCGATGGTCACATCACCACGATTGACTTGGCCGCACAGGTGGCGCGGCAAAACGAATTGGCGAAAGGCTTGGCTGAATGAGGCCATTTTTTCTATCGATCCTGATGCTGGCCGGTATGCCAGCATTGGCCGACCCCATGGGGTTGGAGCGCGTAAATGCGCTGCGGGATGTGCAGGGGCTCAAACCTCTCGTCTATGATGGCCGTTTGGCGCAGGCGGCGCAAACCCATGCCACCGATATGGCAGAGCATGACTATTTCAGCCACAAAGGCCGCGATGGCACGGATGTGGGCCGTCGTGCCGCGATGGCGGGGTATCAATGGTGTTTTGTGGCCGAGAATATTGCCAAGGGGCAGCACTCCTTGGATGAGGTCATGACCGGCTGGACCAACTCGCCGGGGCATTACCGCAATATGGTCGACAGCCGCGCCGAAGAGATGGGGCTGGTGCAGGCCGATAGTGAGGTTTGGGTCATGGTGCTGGGCGCGCCCTGCTAACTTGAACCAATCGCGGGTGGTGCGTTACGCTGTGCCACCCCGACGCGCACCCGCAACCCAAACATCTGCAATCGCACGGTCATCGCCCATCATGATGGTGGCGAAAAGGCTTTCCCAGATATCCTTGGCTGCCGCGTGACGCTGCGCGATGGCGGAGGTGGAGTCGAGCGATAGCACGGTAATATCCGCCTCCATCCCTTCGGCCAGACTGCCGACGTGATCCTGCAAATGAAGGCTGCGGGCCGAGCCTGCGGTGGCGAGCCAGATCAGCTGCGCCGCATGCAGCGGCGTGCCGCGCAGTTGGCCGACCTCATAGGCTGCCGCCATGGTCCGCAGCATCGAGAATGAAGAGCCGCCCCCGGTATCCGTTGCCAGCGCCAGCGGAATGTCCCGCGCCGCAAGGCCGGTCATGTCAAACAGCCCCGAACCGATAAACGTATTGGAGGTGGGGCAATGCACCAGCGCCCCGCCTGTCTCTGCCAGCCGGTCAATCTCACGCGGCTCTAGGTGGATCGCATGGCCGTAAAGGCCGCGCTCGCCCAACAGCCCGTGGGCCTCATAGGTATCAAGGTAATCGCGCGCCTCTGGGAACAGGCCGCGCACCCATTCGATCTCATCCGTTTGTTCGCTGAGGTGGGTCTGCATCAGACAGGTCGGATGCTCTGCCCAAAGCGCACCGAGGGCCGAGAGTTGCTCGGGCGTCGAGGTCGGAGAGAAACGCGGCGTGATCGCATAGCTCGCGCGGCCTTTGCCGTGCCACCGCTCGATCAGCGCTTTGCTGTCGTCATAGGCCGATTGCACCGTATCGCGCAGCCCCTCGGGGGCGTTGCGGTCCATGCAGGTCTTGCCCGCCACGATCCGCTGACCGCGATCTTCTGCCGCCTGAAACAGCGCGTCGGCGCTGTGGGGGTGGATCGTGCAATAAGACGCGACCGTGGTGGTGCCATGGGCCAGCGTCAGGTCCAGATAACGCGCGGCGATGTCACCCGCATAGGCGGGATCCGAGAGGCGCATCTCTTCGGGGAAGGTGTAGGTATTCAGCCAGTCGATCAGCCGCTTGCCCCATGACGCGATGATCGCGGTTTGCGGATAATGCACATGGGCGTCGACAAACCCCGGACAAATCAGCGCCTCGCCATAGCGCGTCACCTCGGCTTGCGGATGGTCGGCACGCAGGCGTTCGCCATTGCCCAAGGCGGCAATGCGACCGTCTTCGATCAAGACACCGCCTTCGGTGTCGATCTTCACGGTATCTTCCCACGCGCTTTGCATCGGGTTGCCGGAATAGGTGAGCGTCGCGCCCAAAAGGAGTCGTTGATTTGTCATGCCAGTGGTTTAGGTGAGGGCGAGACAGGGAACAATACCGAAGCGTCGCGGGCGGCATTGTGCCCGTGCGGGCGCTTGCATATTGTCGGCCCAAAGCGCAGCACAGGCACGGAGAACGCGGATGTCAGAGCAGATCGAAGAGCTGGATCCGGCGGTACCTTCTGAGGAGAATGCCGAAGCCTATATGCTGGACCGCAAGGCCGTGGCCGCGATCCTTGAAACCGTAGAGGCCAACGATCAAGCCCATCTGACCAAGTTGATGGAACCGCTGCACGCGGCGGACATCGCTGACCTTTTGGAACAGATCGACGAAGATGACCGCGCAGCACTGATCCGGCTTTACGGGCAGGAATTCGACGGTGAGATTCTGTCGGAACTCGACGAGTCGATCCGCGAAGAAGTCATCTCCATCCTGACGCCGCAGGTCCTGACCCAAGCGGTGCGTGAACTGGACAGCGATGATGTTGTCGACCTGATCGAAGATCTGGAGGACGCGCAGCAGGAAACCATCCTCGACGCGCTGGAGGAAACCGACCGGGTCGCCGTTGAACAGGCGCTGAACTGGCCAGAATACTCCGCCGGTCGTCTGATGCAGCGCGAGGTTGTGATGGCGCCCGAGCATTGGACGGTGGGCCAAACCATCGACCATCTGCGCGCCACCAAGGAAGAAGACCTGCCAGACCAATTCTATCACATTGTCATGGTCGACCCGCGTCTGCACCCGGTGGGCAATGTGACACTGGGCAAGCTGATGCGCTCGCGCCGCGAGACGCGGCTGGCGGATATCTTAGAGGAAACGTTCCAAATCATCCCCGCCATGCGCGATGAGGGCGATGTGGCCTATGCGTTTAACCAGTACCACCTGATCTCGGCCCCGGTGGTTGATGAAGAGGGGCGGTTGATCGGCGTCATCACCATTGATGATGCCATGGCGGTGCTGGATGAAGAACACGAAGAAGACATCCTGCGTCTGGCGGGTGTGGGCGAGGGTTCACTTTCCGACCGGGTGGCGGAAACGACCAAACAACGTCTGCCATGGCTCGCGGTGAACCTTGTGACGGCGATTGCCGCATCGATGGTCATCTCGCAGTTCGAAGCCGCCATCGCGCAGATCGTGGCGCTGGCGGTGCTGATGCCGATCGTGGCGTCGATGGGCGGCAATGCGGGCACGCAGAGCCTGACCGTCGCGGTGCGTGCGATTGCGACGAAAGACCTTACCGGCTCCAACGTCTGGCGGGTGATCCGGCGGGAGGTTCTGGTGGGGCTGGTGAACGGGCTGATCTTTGCGGTGATCATGGGCATCGTCGGGGTGATTTGGTTCGGCTCTCCGGCGCTTGGCTATGTGATTGCGACCGCGATGGTGATTAACCTTGTGGTGGCAGGACTTGCGGGCACCGGTATCCCGATTTTGCTGGAGCGGTTTGGGGTCGACCCGGCGCTCGCCTCGGGGGCCTTTGTGACCACGGTGACGGATGTTGTCGGCTTCTTTGCCTTCCTCGGTCTCGCGGCGCTGGTGCTGTTGTGAGTGATTGCGCCACCCAGAAGGCCGAAGCGCGCAAGGCGGCATTTGCCCGCCGCAAGCCGTTGTTTGAACAGGCGAATGCCGCGCAGGCGGGGTATCTTTCCGAAGTGCTGGCAGGGTATCGCGGCGTGCCGCTTTCGGGCTTTATGCCGATCCGCACCGAAATCGACCCGCGCCCGGCCATGGCCGAAGCCTGCGCCCATGGGCCAGTCGGCGTGCCGGTGATCATGTGGCCCGACCACCCGCTGTCGTTCTCGCGCTGGACGCCGGAGACGCCGATGGTCGCGGGCACTTTCGGCGCAATGATCCCCGAACATAACGATTTCTTTGAGCCGGAGATCGTGATCGTGCCGCTGCTGGCCTTTAACCGCGCGGGGGCGCGGCTGGGCTATGGCGGCGGGTTTTATGATCGGACATTGGCGATGCTGCGCGCGCGCAGGGCCACTATGGCAATCGGTTTCGCCTTTGCCGGGCAGGAGTGCGATGACATTCCGCTCGAGGAAACCGATGAGACGCTGGACCTGATCGTGACAGAGGCCGGTGTGATCGAAGTGACGCAACACTAACCCGCCCACGCGGAATAAGGGTTGCCGCCAAGCCACGCGCGTCCTAGTCCATAGTTTATGAAGATTTTGTTTCTTGGCGATGTGATGGGCCGGGCCGGACGGCGGGCAATCACCGAAAATCTGGCGCGGCTGCGGCGCGACTGGAAGCTCGATTTTATTGTGGTGAATGGCGAGAATGCGACCGGGGGCATGGGCCTGTCGGGCGCGCATGCCAAGACGTTGCTGGATGCCGGGGCTGACTGTCTGACCCTTGGCGATCACGCGTTTGACCAAAAAGACATGCTCAGCTTTATCGAGCAAGAGCCGCGAATTATCCGGCCTCTGAACTTTTCCAAAAGCGCGCCGGGCAAGGGGGCAAAGCTGTTCACGGCGCAGAACGGCAAGAAGGTTCTGGTCACTCAAGCGCTTGGCCAAGTCTTTATGAAACGCCCCTTTGATGACCCCTTCTCAGCGCTGGAGCCGGTGTTGAAAACTCATCCTTTGGGTGGAATGGCCCAAGCGATCATCGTCGATATGCACTGCGAAGCCACGAGCGAAAAAATGGCCATGGGCCATTGGTGCGACGGGCGTGCGAGCCTTGTTGTCGGCACTCACACCCATGTGCCGACCGCCGATGCGATGATCCTGCCGGGCGGGACGGCCTACCTGAGCGATGCGGGCATGTGTGGCGATTATCATTCGGTGATTGGCATGGACAAGGCCGAGCCGCTGCGCCGTTTCATCACCGGCATGCCGCGCGAACGCTTTACCCCCGCAAATGGCGAAGCAACACTATCTGGCGTCTATATCGAGACCGATGACCGCACAGGCCGCGCCACGCGCATTGTGCCGGTGCGCGATGGTGGCGCATTACAGGCCAGTGCCCCCTGAGATCTGACAGCATGCGCCTTTGCGTCAGGCTTGCGCAGGGCGCCGCAATCGGCGTAACTGGACAACGGCCTTTTGCCCGAATGACAGGTTCTTGATGGAATTTTTCAGTTTCTCTCCGATGGAGACGTCGGTGCTCACCTTGGTGGTCGTCGGCATGATGTTCGTGCTTTTCCTGCGCGAAGCCTTTCCCACCGAGGTGGTTGCCATTGCTGGGGCGGCTTTGCTGCTGGCAATCGGCGTTTTACCCTATGACGATGCGCTAGAGGTGCTATCAAACCCCGCACCTTGGACCATTGCCGCCATGTTCATCATCATGGGGGCGTTGGTGCGGACCGGGGCGCTTGATGTGCTGACGCGGCTGGCCGAACGAACGGCCAAGACCCACCCGAAATCCGCAGTAGCGGGGGTTGTCCTGTCGGTCATGGCGGCCAGCGCCATCATGAACAACACACCCGTTGTTGTAGTGATGATTCCGGTGGTGGTGCAATTGACCCGCACGCTCAACACCAAAGCTTCTAAGTTGTTAATTCCGCTGAGTTATGCCGCGATCATGGGCGGCTCTCTCACGTTGATCGGCACCTCGACCAACCTACTGGTTGACGGTGTGGCGCGGGCGCAGGGCATGGCACCATTCGGTATCTTCGAGATCCTTCCCGTGGGACTTGTGGTCTGTACGTGGGGTCTGATCTATATGCTGTTCTTTGCCGACAGGCTGCTGCCTGCGCGCGACAGCATGGCGAACATGCTGTCGGACCGATCCAAGATGAAGTTCTTCACCGAAGCGGTAATCCCGCCTGAAAGCAACCTTATCGGGCGCGATGTGTTGGATGTGCAGCTGTTCAAGCGCGAGGGCGTGCGGCTAATCGACGTGGTGCGCGGTGATGATTCCCTGCGACGCAGCCTTAAGGGGGTCGAGCTTCAGGTCGGGGACCGCGTGGTTCTGCGGACCCAAATGACCGAGCTTTTGAGCCTGCAAAATAACAAGGAATTGCGCCGCGTTGACCAGCTGTCGGCGGTCGAAACCACGACCGTTGAGGTGCTGATCACACCGGGTTGCCGGATGGTGGGGCGTTCGCTCGGCTCCATGCGGTTGCGGCGGCGTTATGGGGTTTATGCGCTGGCGGTGCATCGGCGGAACCAGAACATCGGCCAGCAGCTTGAGCAACTGATCGTCAAGGTGGGCGACACGCTGCTGCTGGAGGGGGCTGCGGAAGATATCCAGCGGCTCGCCAGTGAAATGAACCTTGTGGACGTGACCCAGCCATCGTCCCGCGCGTTCCGCCGGGGGCACGCGCCGATTGCCATTGCTGCTCTCGCGGGCATCGTGGTGCTTGCGGCCTTTAACGTGGCGCCGATTTTGGCTTTGGCTGTGATCGCCGTAGCGGTGGTGCTGGTGACAGGCTGTATCGACGCCGAGGAGGCGTTTTCTTTTGTCGAAGGGCGTTTGTTAGCGCTTATTTTTGCCATGCTGGCCGTGGGCGCGGCGCTGGAAAACTCAGGTGCGATTTCGCTGATCGTCGATAACATCGCACCGGGATTGGCCGAGCTGCCCCCCTTCTTCATCATCTGGGCGGTATTCCTGTTGACCACGACATTGACCGAGATCGTCAGCAACAACGCCGTGGCCGTTATCATGACGCCCATCGCCATCAGCCTCAGCACGGCCCTTGGCATGGACCCGCGCCCCTTGGTCGTGGCGGTGATGATCGCGGCCTCTTGCGCCTTTGCCACGCCCATCGGCTATCAAACCAACACGCTGGTTTACGGGCCGGGGGGGTACAAATTTACTGACTTCATGCGCATCGGCATACCGCTGAACCTGAGCATGTCGCTGTTGGTCAGCGCGGTAATCCCGCTGTTTTGGTAGGGTAGAGGGATACGCTTAGCCACACCTCGGCGCAGGAAGAAGGGGTCGGGGCTATGATACGCTTTGAAGATGTCTTTGATGTTGTTTGAGCCAGACAGTTTAAACCTTAAAAGGCGCGCCAGAGATGGCGCGCCTTTTGCGTTCTGCTCAGAGCGGCCAGAAGACGAGGATCGCGGGGATCGACACCGCGACGACGATGATCTCTAGCGGCAGCCCCATGCGCCAATAGTCGCCAAAGGAATAGCCGCCGGGGCCAAGGATCAGGGTGTTGTTCTTATGCCCAATCGGCGTGAGGAACGCCGAAGAGGCTGCCACCGCCACCGCCATCAGGAAGGGGTCGGGCGACACCCCGAGCGTCTGCGCCATCTGGATGCCCACCGGGGCGGCGACGATTGTCGTCGCCGTGTTGTTCAGCACATCCGACAGCGACATGGTCACCACCATGAGCACCGTCAGCACGACCCATGCGGGCAGCCCTTCGGTCAGTCCGACAAGTGCGCCCGCGATCAACTCGGTCCCGCCCGAGGTTTCCAGCGCCGCGCCCAGCGGGATCATGGACCCCAAAAGCACGATCACCGGCCATTCGATATGGGTATAGAGCTCCGACAGCGGCACGATCTTGGCCAGCACATAGCCCACGACCACCAGCCCAAGCGCGATGGGCAGATAGATCAACCCAAAGGAGGCCGCCGCCACCGCACCTGCGAACATGCCGATGGCAAGCCACGTCTTGCTGTCTTGGGTTACGGCAAGGCCACGGTCGGCCAAGGGCAGCACGCCCAGCCAGTCGGTGACATGGGCCACCGTGTCACGCGGCACCAGCAGCAAGAGGATGTCACCGGGTTTCAACTCGGTCGTGCGCAGCTGAGAGGTGATCTTGCGACCCTGCCGCGACAAGCCCAGCAACACCGTGCGCTGGCGCCACGAGAGGCCCACCGCCTGCGCCGTGCGACCATTGAGACGCGAGGCTTCGGTCACCACAACCTCGACAATCTCGACCCCGTCGCCATCGGCCAGCAGCAGGTCTTCACGGTCACTGTCCGCCAGCGCGAGGTTCAGCGTGCTGCGAAATTCATCTAAAGCGTCGGGCGTGGCTTCCAGCACGATCGCGTCCCCGGCCTGCAGCACCACATTGCGCGCGGTGCCATAGCGCCTCTTGCCGTCCCGCATCAGCCCAAGGATCGCCACATCGGCCTTATGTGCTTCTTCCTGTAGCTCTGCCAAACGCTTGCCGATCTGCTTATTGCCCTCGGGCACGGTCAACTCGGCGATATATTCCGCGATATCCTCAGCCTCGATCATCGCGTCTTCGCGGGCGGGGATCAAACGCCAGCCGATCAGCGCCACGAAGATCAGTCCGGCAATGGCGGCCAAACCGCCCACCGGCGCAAAATCGAACATCTTGAACGGCGCACCCAGCGATTCTTGCCGGATCGACGCGATGATGATATTGGGCGGTGTGCCGATCAGCGTGGCCATGCCGCCAAGGATGGTGGCAAAACTCAGCGGCATCAGGCTTAGCCCCGGCGCGCGGCCCGCTTTTCGGGCGGTCTGAATGTCGACCGGCATCAAAAGCGCCAAGGCCGCCACGTTGTTCATAAAGGCCGAGAGCACCCCGCCGACGGCCCCCATAATCGAAATATGCGCGCCCAAGCTGCGCGAACTGTCCACCAGCGTGCGGGTGATCAACATCACCGCGCCCGACCGCACCAGCCCGGCGGAAACCACCAGCACCAGCGCGACGATCAGCGTCGCCGGATGGCCAAAGCCGTCAAAGGCGTTTTCCGTGGGCACCACGCCCAGCACGACCCCGGCCATCAGTGCGCCAAAGGCCACGATGTCATAGCGAAAGCGGCCCCACAGCAGCAGGCCAAAGACCGCGCCAAAGAGGGTAAAGAGAATGATCTGATCTGTGGTCATATATCCGGTCTAACGTGATTGCCCTATCGGCGGAAAGCTAAGCACAGGCCGGGTGGCTTGTTCCAGCGGTGATGCTGGCATATAGAGTGGCGCAAACGCATTGCCAGAACGAGGTATTCATGGCCGGTCACTCCAAATGGGCAAACATCCAGCATCGCAAGGGCCGTCAGGACAAGCTGCGCGCCAAGGTGTTTTCCAAACTTTCCAAGGAAATCACCATCGCGGCCAAGATGGGCGATCCCGACCCGGAAAAGAACCCGCGTCTGCGCATGGCCGTGAAAGAGGCCAAGGGCCAGTCCATGCCCAAGGACAACATCGAACGCGCCATCAAGAAGGCCGTGGGCGGTGAAGGCGAGGATTACGAGGAAATCCGCTATGAGGGCTATGGCCCCAACGGCGTGGCGGTGATCGTCGAGGCGATGACCGACAACCGCAACCGCACCGCTTCGACCGTGCGCTCGACCTTTACCAAGAATGGCGGCAATCTGGGCGAGACGGGTTCGGTCGGCTTTATGTTCGAGCGGAAGGGCGAGGTGATCTACCCCGCGTCCGTGGGCGACGCCGACACAGTAATGATGGCGGCGATCGAAGCCGGAGCCGAGGATGTCGAAAGCTCCGAAGACGGCCACGTCATTTACTGCGCCGACACCGATCTCAACGATGTCTCGACCGCGCTCGAGGCCGAACTGGGCGAATCGGAATCGACCAAGCTGATCTGGCGTCCGGTCACGACGACAGAGATGGACCTTGAGAACATGGAAAAGCTGATGAAGCTTGTCGATGCGCTTGAGGAAGACGACGACGTTCAGCGCGTCACTACCAACTTTGAAGCCTCTGACGAGGTTATGGCGCAGCTTTAACGCGCCCCTTGCACCAGCGCCTCGCGCGCCGTGGCCCTTATGGCAGCGGTGAGCGGGGCAAGCGCGGGGGCCATGATCCGCGCGACCTGCCAGTAAAGCGGCACATCCAATGGCAATGCGTCGTCGAGCGAGACGAGGCGGTCTTTCTCCATATCCTCGGCCACCAGAGGGGCAGGGTTCATGCCCCAGCCCAAGCCTTCGCGCGCCGCCGTCACGAAACCGTGGCTTGAGGGCAGATGGTGGCTGGGCGGGGTCAGTCGCTGCCCGGTCTTTTGCATCAGCCAACGCCCCTGCAATTGATCCTTGCGGTTAAAGGTCAGCATCGGCGCTTGGCTCAGTGTCTCGGTGGTGACACCTCGGGCAAACCATTTCTTCATGTAGGCGGGGCTGGCGGTGGGGTGATAACGCAGCGCGCCCAAGGGCCGCACATCACAGCCCGGTGCGGCGCGGGCTTGTCCGGTCACGGCTGCGCTGACCTCTCCACGCCGCAGCCAATCGGCAGAGGTGTCTTGATCGTCGATCACCAGATCAAACAGCATATCCGGTATCTGAGCCAAGGCCGGGATGAGCCATGTCGCCAGAACATCCGCAGGCACCGCCAGCCGCAGCCGGGGTGGGGAGGTGTTGCCGCTGACGCCCAATGCCTGCGCTTCGAGCAGGGCAACGTCTTCGGCGTGTTTGGCAAGGCGCTGGCCGGTCGGCGTGCCCGTGCAGGGTTGGCCGCGCAGGACGAGCGTGGTGCCGACACGATCCTCAAGCGCCTTCACCCGCTGCGAAATGGCGGAGGGGGTGACCCCGAGCGCCGCCGCTGCCGCATCAAAACTGCCAAGTCGCAGGATGCTCGCCAAAGCGGTCAGTTGGGCGCTGTCTAGCTGCATAAGTTTTTCTAATCCTAGCGGAGCTTATTGAATTTGAGTA of Sulfitobacter sp. DSM 110093 contains these proteins:
- a CDS encoding SLC13 family permease produces the protein MTTDQIILFTLFGAVFGLLLWGRFRYDIVAFGALMAGVVLGVVPTENAFDGFGHPATLIVALVLVVSAGLVRSGAVMLITRTLVDSSRSLGAHISIMGAVGGVLSAFMNNVAALALLMPVDIQTARKAGRAPGLSLMPLSFATILGGMATLIGTPPNIIIASIRQESLGAPFKMFDFAPVGGLAAIAGLIFVALIGWRLIPAREDAMIEAEDIAEYIAELTVPEGNKQIGKRLAELQEEAHKADVAILGLMRDGKRRYGTARNVVLQAGDAIVLEATPDALDEFRSTLNLALADSDREDLLLADGDGVEIVEVVVTEASRLNGRTAQAVGLSWRQRTVLLGLSRQGRKITSQLRTTELKPGDILLLLVPRDTVAHVTDWLGVLPLADRGLAVTQDSKTWLAIGMFAGAVAAASFGLIYLPIALGLVVVGYVLAKIVPLSELYTHIEWPVIVLLGSMIPLGAALETSGGTELIAGALVGLTEGLPAWVVLTVLMVVTMSLSDVLNNTATTIVAAPVGIQMAQTLGVSPDPFLMAVAVAASSAFLTPIGHKNNTLILGPGGYSFGDYWRMGLPLEIIVVAVSIPAILVFWPL
- a CDS encoding YebC/PmpR family DNA-binding transcriptional regulator yields the protein MAGHSKWANIQHRKGRQDKLRAKVFSKLSKEITIAAKMGDPDPEKNPRLRMAVKEAKGQSMPKDNIERAIKKAVGGEGEDYEEIRYEGYGPNGVAVIVEAMTDNRNRTASTVRSTFTKNGGNLGETGSVGFMFERKGEVIYPASVGDADTVMMAAIEAGAEDVESSEDGHVIYCADTDLNDVSTALEAELGESESTKLIWRPVTTTEMDLENMEKLMKLVDALEEDDDVQRVTTNFEASDEVMAQL
- a CDS encoding LysR family transcriptional regulator ArgP, yielding MQLDSAQLTALASILRLGSFDAAAAALGVTPSAISQRVKALEDRVGTTLVLRGQPCTGTPTGQRLAKHAEDVALLEAQALGVSGNTSPPRLRLAVPADVLATWLIPALAQIPDMLFDLVIDDQDTSADWLRRGEVSAAVTGQARAAPGCDVRPLGALRYHPTASPAYMKKWFARGVTTETLSQAPMLTFNRKDQLQGRWLMQKTGQRLTPPSHHLPSSHGFVTAAREGLGWGMNPAPLVAEDMEKDRLVSLDDALPLDVPLYWQVARIMAPALAPLTAAIRATAREALVQGAR